The Streptococcus equi subsp. equi nucleotide sequence TCAACAAGATAGTAGCAAACTTAGTGACAAGCGTTTTTACCGCCCGACTTTTCGCATGCATTTGACAAACAAGGAGGTGGTCGAGCGTCTTTTGAGCTACTCTGACGAGCTTAGAAAGCATTATGACCTTTATCAGCTTCTGCTTTTTCACTTCCAGGAAAAGCAAGCTGACCACTTTTTCGGCCTGATTGAGGAGCAGATAGACAGTAGCAATCCTCTCTTTCAGACCGTTTTCAAGACCTTTTTGAAAGACAGAGACAAGATTGAGAACGCACTGGATTTGCCTTATTCTAACGCTAAACTGGAGGCTACCAATAATCTCATCAAAGTCATCAAGCGCAATGCTTTTGGATTTCGGAACTTTGAAAACTTTAAAAGACGGATTTTGATCGCTATCAATATTAAAAAAGAGAAGACCAATTTGGTCCTCTCCAGATGTTAGCTTGTCAACTACCCACTACAGTTGACATGGAGCCTGATTATACCGTTAAATAAGCTGCCAGATCAGCTAAGGCACGTTTAGCGATAGCTTCATAGCGTTCCTTTTTATCTCTGATACGAGGTCCGTCAAGCTCTTTAATAATACCAAAATTGACATTCATTGGTTGAAAATGCTTGCTGTCCGCGTGTGTAATATAATAAGGCAGGCTGCCAATTGCTGTTGTAT carries:
- a CDS encoding transposase gives rise to the protein MNRIRTQIMNSFDRKSHEYKALKRYWKLIQQDSSKLSDKRFYRPTFRMHLTNKEVVERLLSYSDELRKHYDLYQLLLFHFQEKQADHFFGLIEEQIDSSNPLFQTVFKTFLKDRDKIENALDLPYSNAKLEATNNLIKVIKRNAFGFRNFENFKRRILIAINIKKEKTNLVLSRC